The Aliiroseovarius sediminilitoris region ACAGGAACGGGGCTGGCGCGGGCCACTTTTGCCATTTCGGCAATGTTGTCCGGCGGAATCGGTTCCTCGAACCACAGCGGTGAATAGGGTGCGATAGCCTGCGCCAGACGGATCGCGCCGCCTGTGGTGAACTGCCCATGGGTGCCAAACAGAAGGTCGGCCTTGTCGCCAACCGCCTCGCGAATGGCGGCGCAAAACGCGACCGAACGCGTAATATCGCGCATCGCGGGCATGTGACCTGAATGGATCGTATAGGGTCCGGCCGGGTCGAATTTCAGGGCAGTAAATCCCTGCGCCACACGGGTTGCAGCGGCCTCGGCGGCCATGTCGGGCGAGGTCCAGAACGCGGGCAGCGGATGGCCGGGATCGGGATAGAGGTAGGTATAGCTGCGCAGTTTCTCGTTCATCTTTCCGCCCAAGAGAGCCCAGACAGGTCTGTCGCGGGTCTTGCCCAGAATGTCCCAACACGCGATTTCAAGGCCAGAAAACGCACCCATGACGGTGGGGTCGGGGCGTTGGGTGAACCCGGCGGAATAGGCGCGCCGAAACATCAGCTCGATGTTCTCGGGATTTTCGCCCAGCATGTGGCGGGCAAATACATCTTCGATGACTGCGCGCATGGCGTTGGGGCCGACAGCTGCGGCATAAACCTCGCCCCAACCCACAACTCCGTCATCGGTGGTCAGCTTGACGAAAATCCAATACCGCCCGCCCCAGCCCGGCGCGGGTGGCGAGACGACGAAAATTTCAAGATCTTGCAGGTGCAT contains the following coding sequences:
- a CDS encoding mandelate racemase/muconate lactonizing enzyme family protein, whose protein sequence is MHLQDLEIFVVSPPAPGWGGRYWIFVKLTTDDGVVGWGEVYAAAVGPNAMRAVIEDVFARHMLGENPENIELMFRRAYSAGFTQRPDPTVMGAFSGLEIACWDILGKTRDRPVWALLGGKMNEKLRSYTYLYPDPGHPLPAFWTSPDMAAEAAATRVAQGFTALKFDPAGPYTIHSGHMPAMRDITRSVAFCAAIREAVGDKADLLFGTHGQFTTGGAIRLAQAIAPYSPLWFEEPIPPDNIAEMAKVARASPVPVATGERLTTKAEFADVLRQGAASILQPALGRVGGIWEAKKIAAIAEVHNALIAPHLYAGPIEWAANIHLGTSIPNLLMVETIERGGHFHLALIGNTLRWEDGFVIAPDAPGLGIEPDETLMRAHPYSGDGLHLEPQEAPCSYTDENCFEGGAPVRKR